The proteins below come from a single Paraburkholderia flagellata genomic window:
- a CDS encoding short-chain fatty acid transporter: protein MQKVTAFFTELMRRYLPDPFVFAIGLTLLTMALAVIVQGQAVTALTTSWGKGFWALLAFTTQMAVILAMGYVLATAPLTDRFLNRLVARVNDPRMAIIVATLVGGIGSYLNWGFGLVVGGVVARKLALRVKGVHYPLIIASAYSGFTLYGLGLSASIPVLISTKGHPLEAQMGVIPLSDTIFSPTMLITSLVTIITLPLLNAWLHPKPGQPIKEIDRAQEEKQQKAAALGVDLDEGNTLANRLNNSRILSYVIGLIGMGYVALHFVQGGSIDLNLINFFILFLGILLLGTPIRYVEKLNEGIRTISGIILQYPFYAGIMAIMASSGLVNTFSEAFVKVATPGTLPFWGLISSFVINFFAPSGGGHWVIQGPFMIEAAKTIGASVGHTSTAVMLGNAWNDLVQPFWILPALALSKLKLKDIMGYTVIMMFWIGIVYSVAILAWG, encoded by the coding sequence ATGCAGAAAGTCACCGCTTTCTTTACCGAGCTGATGCGCCGGTATTTGCCCGATCCATTCGTGTTCGCGATCGGCCTCACGCTGCTGACGATGGCGCTTGCCGTGATCGTGCAAGGGCAAGCCGTCACCGCCCTCACCACGAGCTGGGGCAAGGGCTTCTGGGCGCTCCTCGCGTTCACCACGCAAATGGCGGTGATTCTCGCGATGGGCTACGTGCTCGCAACGGCACCGCTCACCGACCGCTTTCTGAACCGCCTGGTGGCACGTGTGAACGATCCACGCATGGCGATCATCGTCGCGACGCTGGTGGGCGGCATCGGCAGCTATCTGAACTGGGGCTTCGGCCTCGTGGTCGGCGGCGTCGTCGCGCGCAAGCTCGCGCTGCGTGTGAAAGGCGTGCACTATCCGCTCATCATCGCTTCGGCCTATAGCGGCTTCACGCTCTACGGCCTCGGGCTTTCGGCGAGCATTCCCGTGCTGATCTCCACGAAGGGGCATCCGCTCGAAGCGCAGATGGGCGTCATTCCGCTCTCCGATACGATTTTCTCGCCCACCATGCTCATCACGAGCCTCGTGACCATCATCACGCTGCCGCTCCTGAACGCATGGCTGCACCCCAAGCCTGGTCAGCCGATCAAGGAGATCGACCGCGCCCAGGAAGAAAAGCAGCAGAAGGCGGCCGCACTCGGCGTGGATCTCGACGAAGGCAACACGCTCGCCAATCGCCTGAACAACAGCCGCATCCTGAGCTATGTGATCGGCCTGATCGGCATGGGCTATGTCGCGCTGCACTTCGTGCAGGGCGGCTCGATCGACCTGAACCTCATCAACTTCTTCATTCTGTTTCTCGGCATCCTGCTGCTCGGCACGCCGATCCGCTATGTGGAGAAGCTCAACGAAGGCATTCGTACGATCAGCGGCATCATTCTGCAGTACCCGTTCTACGCCGGCATCATGGCGATCATGGCGTCTTCGGGTCTCGTCAATACGTTCTCCGAAGCGTTCGTAAAGGTCGCCACACCGGGCACGCTGCCGTTCTGGGGCTTGATCAGTTCATTCGTCATCAACTTCTTCGCGCCCTCTGGCGGCGGCCACTGGGTCATTCAGGGCCCGTTCATGATCGAGGCAGCGAAGACGATCGGCGCCTCCGTGGGCCATACGTCGACGGCCGTGATGCTCGGCAACGCATGGAACGACCTCGTGCAGCCGTTCTGGATCCTGCCGGCCCTCGCGCTCTCGAAGCTCAAACTCAAGGACATCATGGGCTACACAGTCATCATGATGTTCTGGATCGGCATCGTCTATTCGGTTGCGATTCTCGCCTGGGGCTGA